The Juglans microcarpa x Juglans regia isolate MS1-56 chromosome 8D, Jm3101_v1.0, whole genome shotgun sequence genomic sequence CTTGTGAAAAGGAAGAACTAGCACGTAACCATTGCCCATATTGCTCTGTGCCATGAGAGTCTTGGACTAGTTTTGCACAACTACTTTTTCCATGCATTAAGAGGCCACATTTGAAACATACAAGTGGCAGTCTCTCATACTTGAAAGAAAGCCAGTGTTGTCTGTCTCCAACCTTAAGAATACGACCTCTTGACaggggttttgtgatattaacATCAACCCTGGTTCGTAGGTAGCTGCCCTAGCCATATCCCTCAGTGTCAACCTCAACTTCCAGTACTCTCCCTAGACCCGAGCCAACTAACGCACCAACTTCTTTAGTCATCCCAGCAAAGGGGAGATTATGAATTTGAATCCAAAATGGCTCATGTGTGAACTGTACCTCTGTGGGAGATAATCCTCCTTCGAACTCCTTCATCCAGACTAAGTGACGGTCAAAAGATCATGGTCTCCCATTCATAACTTTGTTCTTGtctgaaaaaaattgaaaatcaaggAGAAATTTGTTCGTACCAAACTCCTTGAAAGTAATCCATCCCTCTGTGTTCCATGACTTGGACATTGTCGACTTGAAAGCCTCCCTATTTGCTGTTCTATCATTGAAGATCATTGCAAAAAGACAGTGCTTACCTTTGGTAATGGATGATAAAAGTGCTTCCTCTGGGAGAGTGAGCTGCTTCTGCTCCTCCTCCCTTAGTTTCAGTGATTCCCAACATTGTGTAATGTCCTCAGCCATCTTGCCAAAGCCTCTCCAGACTCAAAGCCTAAGAGAAGTTAGTTTTGTCGAACGACAAAGGAAAAACCTCACCCTACagaggagaggaaaaaaaaggtcAGCAATATCCCTTATTCGTACGTAGGGTTGTATCATAGGGCTTGgggatatataatatataagccAAAACGTGTGCAAAGATCAGTTTTTTATCTGCACATTGTAATATTGATTGACAGAGTTTTGGATTggtcttaatatatatatggatatctTTGTTTCATTAATGAATAGCACTTGAAGTTGCCATATTCATTTGGAATTTATAATAAACTATCTCTGTCATACAATCTGTAGATATCCACGGTGATCAAAAccctaatatataattacaatattaaatatgGATTTTTCTATCTTTGGTTAACGGCAACCAGTTACATCACAGTTATGGAAAAAGCAAAGGAACACACCAACATATTGAAAGTTGATTTGACATGGTTTTATTCTAACAATTATCCAAAGATTTGTCTACTATCTATTCTTACTTAAATGCCCCATTGTAATTGAAGAATGAGATTTTAGGTCAAGACTAAAATTGTATTCAAATTTGATAGTCACAAGTGAGAAAGATAATCATAGGACATGGATcctataatttttattgtttctttgaACGACTTTAAATGCTCGTTAAAATTTATAGAACCCATTATGTGTCTATCTATCTTCTATTTAAGATTCTCGAATCTTATTAATTATAGAGGGCTTGATCATCAATTTGGCcaacttatattatatatatatatatataatatcagtTATGAATTATGAGTGAAATCTTTAATTGACTTATcctaaaaaaaaggtaaaaaatatgataaaaacaaacataaaatctTCTACTCCTCACCATACAAAGTACTACAAGTGATAGAGCTACACAATACCATTAAGGGTCCGTTAGGATAGTGAAATGATATAAGTTTAAgtgatttatgaaaatcaatgagattattagttgatattagatgagatgaatagTTCATCTCacctctatatccaaacggcCTCAACAAGACGAAGTTGCCCACAATTGAGATCAAGGGCGAGCGTaccacctagctagctaggcctgCGTCTCATTATAACTCTTAATTTATACGATTTATTTCTCGTGTCGATTATATATTCAGCCACATACAATGATTTTTAAAGTTTAGACTTTACACTTATTGGAATTGCGGTAGTAatcttaaaaagtgtttaaataattttaaaattttttaataaaaaaattaagttgttttagtattacatattaaaatattttaaattttaaataaattaaaatatacgtttaatattttttttaaacctaattTTCTGAATAATGTGGGACTTAATTACATACACTTTCTTCCCTTCATGATAGCAAGATCTGTGTCTCAAAATATCCACTTCCATCTTTTGATGGTCGCTTCTATTTATTGCAGGCTTTTGGATTCCAATTCCACCGGTATATATCCAGAATGAAAGCAAGCGTGCAACTCTCTCTCGGGGATGAGAATTGCTTCCAATTTATTGCAGGCTTTTGGCtgcttccatctctctctctctctctcgttttcttTAGAATTGGTTTGATTcagaaattagataaaataattttggacaaaatattaaatttaaaaaatatatatattattaaaatattattattattttaaaatttaaaaaaattaaattgaaatttaaaaaaattaaattatttattatattttatttaaaaaattataataataaaatataatgagatgaaacactctTAAGATTCAAACCAGACCAGCCTTAAAATTCAAACACTCTTCAAATCCCCACATGGGTATCTGTTGGAGCATTGCATCGTGAATAATTAAATGGCGTCTTAAAATTAACAACCAGAAATGTCTCTTCCGTGCAACTTGCTAGTCCAGCCTATCGTACTTTTGTCTGAGCTTGGCCCCATTAACTGGTAATGTCATGTTAATCACCACTCTTTGCCTTTTAGATAACGATTAATCGTGTAAGCCAAAATAACATAGAGAATTGACTTTCGATCCGTTTTGTCTGTGTTGTGACATCATAGAGATCAACTGGCTACCAAGCAAACGTTATCTGGAACCTTATCGGAATTTTGTTCTCTGGAAACGGTGTTTCATGTCGACCTTGGCCTACACAAATGACTCAAAAAGAAGTATGCCCTTATCTCTATAAACTCCCATCGACAACCAAAACAACTATGCTCTTTGGATTCTTGTCTTTCACTGCTTTTATGGCCATCATACTTACcctatttctctttttcttatttctattttggaTATGGAGGAGAACCCAAAACGCTGTCCCCCAAAAGATACTCCCACCAAAAGCAGGTGGTGCATGGCCTATAATTGGCCACCTCCACCTATTAGGAGGGACGCAACCAGCTCATATAACCCTAAATGACATGGCTGACAAGAACGGACCAATCTTCAGTATCAACTTGGGCATGCATAGAGCTATAGTAGTAAGCAGTTCAAAGATAGCTAAAGAGTGTTTCACTACCAACGATAAAGTCTTTGCCAACCGTCCAAAAGCTTTGGCGACTGAACTCATGGGTTACAACTATGCCATGTTCGGTTTCAGCCCATATGGTTCCTATTGGCGTTATGTTCGAAGAATAGTCACTCTTGGGGTCCTCTCAAATCACCGTATCGAGATGTTCAAATACATCCGAGAGTCAGAGGTAAACACGGCCATAAAAGAGATCTACGAGTTGTCGGCCAAGAACAACAATGCATTGGTGGAGATGAGAAGATGGTTTGGCTATGTAACTCTAAACGTTGTGTTTATGATGGTTATAAAGAAGCGATTTGCTTGGACTGTAACCAAGGATGAGGATGAAGGAAACGATCAATGTCGAAATGCGATGAGAGAATTCGTTGTGTTGATTGGGAGATTTGTACCGTCAGATGTACTTCCATATCTAAGATGGTTGGACTTAGGTGGGTACGAGAAGGCAATgaagaaaattgcaaaaaaattagattatgaGCTTGAAGGATGGCTAGAAGAACACAAgcaaagaagaatttctggggAGGTAAAGGAGGGACATCAAGACTTTATGGATGTGATGTTGTCTATTGTCGTTGACAGTGAGGAGATTTCCAGTTATGATGCTGATACAGTCACCAAGGCTACTTGTCTGGTATGCTTTTGATAGCCCTATTTAAGCTTATGTAGGGTACTAAGATTgctttgttttatatttattgaagTAGACTGATCACGAGTATCCTTCTTTTTACTTCTTCTTTAAATTATCCTGGAGTTTAACATACAATCAGGGAATTTTTTCACATATTCCAAAAGAATCCAGCTCTCTTGTTATGGTAACTACAAAGGGTAACCTCCCCAAATTTTCAGTGAATTTGTTGGTTCTTgtttgcaaaaagaaaatagtagagTTACGGGCCTGCTTGGGCAAGGGTTTTGGAAACATTCGTCTTGTTCCTAAAGTCTACCCAAATATATGCTAGCGGTCCACCAAAGGGAAATGTTTTGTACAATTCTAGGATTTAAAACTCTCGCGCACTCCATTTCAAAGCAAAATGGATAAATCTAGCTATAGCTAGATCCAACAtgaaaaaactcactttttaatGGTGGCCACCactacttttcaaaataaatgtacGAAAATTGCATACCATTTCTTAGAATAAAATATGTGATGCAGTTTCTCTGAACAAAAGCTATTATGCTTGCgcaaacatgatatatatatatatataaatgaattatagctatttgaaaaaaaatagggatTGGGACGAATGTCTGAAATGTAAAGTAAATGTTTTGAGGGGAATAGTTTCATTGGGTTCTATTTTAgtttaatatgtaaaattataaatagtatatgCATAAATGCTGGGACTTTTGCAGGCCCTCATCTTAGCCAGTACAGATACAACGACGGTGACAATGACATGGGCGCTCTCTCTACTTCTTAATAACCGAGAGGCTCTTAAGAAAGCCCAACAAGAATTAGACCTCCAGATTGGTAGAGATAGGTTAGTGATGGAATCAGACGTGAAAAACCTAGTCTATCTTCAAGCTGTCATCAAAGAAACTATGCGTTTATATCCCGCTGCGCCACTTTCTGTGCCGCACGAGTCTCTTGAGGATTGCACTTTGGCTGGTTACCACATCCCAATGGGCACCCGTCTTCTTGTTAATCTATCAAAGATTCATAGAGATCCCCAAGTGTGGTCAGATCCAACCGAATTTTGCCCTGAAAGGTTTCTTACAACCCACAAAGATGTTGACTTTAGGGGCCATCATTTTGAGCTCATACCATTTGGTAGCGGGAGGAGAGTTTGTCCAGGAATCTCATTTGCACTACAAGTTATGCAACTCACACTTGCTAACTTCTTACATGCCTTTGAGATTACGACAGTACCAGCAGATGAACCAGTAGACATGACTGAGAAATTCGGACTTGCATCCTTGAAAGCCACCCCACTTGAAGTCCATCTCACTCCACGCCTTCCTTCCTCAGCATATGCATGATCATTTGAGTATACGTTAAATAGGTACAATATTGCCAAGGAGTTTGGTAATGATCTTCATGCACAAGGAGTATgcgtatattaaattattattattagtttttttttattcttgtttttatttttatttcggCGTGTTCGCTTGTAAAAGTACGTACCTATCTTATGGATCATGTACCACAATTTCATAATTAAAGTttagtaatttcttttttgaaaaatttattgtaTGTCCTTTGAATTAGATTTCTTTCCAAACAGATcctgaagttgaaaaaggtttcATAAAGATCTTTAGGGTTAAGGTCTCTATATATAGGAAATCAGAATTATAAAAGTAAGGGATGGTAGCTCTTTGCACTAAACTACGCGTACTTATCATATAGGAAACCAGAGTAGCTCGGTATGCAAATTAGATTTGTACTCCTAGAATCTTAAGACAAAACTGCTTATTTCTagttacttatttttttttttttttttatgaaaatgaatatttcttgtttaattgAGTCGATTCTAAGTCATCACAAATAGTAATTTTCATCacaataaatgttttttttaaatagtgtgatatatatttagaaatataaaGTGGCCCTCGCAATATTTAGAGAACAATTAATGCcatcaaaaaatttaatttggataattataaatattataaataatgcTATCTTTCTCATCCTAAGCGTTCAAAATCAAATTGACATATTAATCTCCTTAACGAGCAATAGTTGGAAATGTATGACGTTTTTTATACGTGTTAGATAACTTTAGACTATGGTTATTATAAAAATCTTTGAAAGTctttagttaaattataaatgCGCATGGGGACACGGCATGCACTACAATTTTCATAAAGGTTGAAATTATCAACAACTATATGAACTAAATCACTCTGCGTCTCATTACAACTCTTAATTTATACGACCCCCACCGTAGgccttcaaaagaaaaaaaaaaattattatgattctaataaataaagtataaaaaaatattaattagcataaaagattaatttttttttttacctaaaatCAATCTTAAACGGTaaaatgtggtaaaaataaaaataaaaccagttAATAGAGAAGTTTTACTGAAAAAAATCtaactcaaaattaatatacaaaattttcagacaatagtaaaattgaaataaaaatataatgatatattactcttgaatattttataaaatatgatgtttattttgatatcgatttgtttttcaaatgaaatattaaaagaagtatatataCGAATAATGGATAAtactttatttacaaaaaaattagattctcttttaaattattatagtaCTAGCTTATAGAAATTATTAATGAACGTTGTTTTACACtttggaaaattttaataaaatttattattaaatatttaaatattattatcgtTTTTAAATTAAAACGTTATGTACTTAATGTTGCCTTAGgccacaaaatacatttagccgtCCCTGATACAATGTCATTTTACCATTACTGGGTCATTTTACCTCAAAATTAGTACTGAAGAAACttatacactacaagaaactTATTTTGGCATTACCTCAAAATGACGAGATAACAAACAACCGGAAAAGTACCATACTCCCATTTGCTTGATCAATTTTAACAGCTGATGACACATAAAGTACCTTCAATTGTTAAGGTGTTcaactattaattatttaaaaatactctAGCTATAaagggattttaaaaaataatcttataaattgatgcgGTTTGATGTGCTTCATCAAattgtagaattatttttatcgtaaaatagatctaacagatcaaataaagccacatcaatttgtaaaattacttttgtataattattttttatggatgtAGCACTCCTCTTGGTTGTGACATCTTTCTTGTTCACTAGATTTTCATTggtatcactacaagaaatttgacttttagggacgaattaaatttcatccctaaaagtcatttttggagaaaagAGTTACGTCTCTAAAAATGCATGAGTtactaaattcgttcgaacggaaaaatatccattcgaacaagatattttgtgacgaacaaaatcgtttcaaaaaaggaaaactgttcgcacaaaacaaaatagattcgaacatgaaattaatgtctgttcgaacagtatataatctgttcgaataataacattggcagaaaattaatttattttttccggAGAAAGTTAATAACCATTcaaacttaaatttctttgttcgaacgaacatttttcaattaatttttttattagtctggatttgtgcatatattttttctattaaagtaccaaatattttttcattaatttgttatcattttcaaaatataaaaatgtgaatatactatatattatgatttgtggtgagttaaaatatttataaattcataactTAATTTTAggtaattaacttcaaaactttatagtgatttcttttatgttaaatttatataaatataactttgaagatagtatcattttttatattatcatgaacaacaagtaaaatgaaaaaaaaaacaaaatagcaaacacaaaaaataaaaatcatacattaattacatctcaaatatataaagtttagtacaacataaaaaataaaataataactaaaacgatcataGGGTCCTTAGTAGATCAATatcctcttgcaacattttaatagatccttCCAGATCCCTAAGTTTCTCTATGATAggctcaacgaactccacaaatagaactcgtacctgatccaaagtagccgcatgaggctgtctctcaacaacggcagtactactagaagctggataTATGGGAGGATCACTTGGCTGTTTTGGTGCAATCTTCCGCAAGTGCTCcttgctcttgctgaatgtgatcttgttaaggggccccatCTGTGTCGACCTCCACTCAGTCACTGGCATTGTAACCCCTAATTGGAGTAGGAGGTTAGTATTAGTAGTGCAAATGGTAGGCTACCTCCACTGGAAAAGTGTGACTCCGATCGAGTGCGGAGGaagaaatacaatgccagatcaataGGGTCCTCCAATGCTATCCACAGCAAAAATTTGGCTAAATCAATCTCGAAAtcagtgttttgttttctcggatcgatgttatagccaacaatcaaattaatcattctgaaaaatgctatacaatcGGCTTGTCGGATCACCTttctcccatcatatggaggagccgattGGTCTCTCACTAGCTGACGCACTTGATCGTCTATGAGACCATCATTAGGTAGATCttcatcctcactaccatccAAACTAGCATCCGAATCTACATTTGGGGCTAGCGTGCAGGATGTGGTGGGTGTGTCGGAATCAGATGGTGAAGCCGCTGGACCCCATGTAGCTGATGCGGGATATGTGTCGGTCACGCGCGGGATGTCAAGGAACTCAGCAATAATACgaggagagaaattaatactcattCTCCATACCAATAAGATGTAGAACAGAATATCAGCGTTAAGTTATCTCATAGCATGGTAGAAATCACTgaccatctctggatatgcagtttcccACTGTTCACAGATCAGTATCTATCTTCGCTAGGtgaagatggactgtatgctTTGTCTctcccatgaaagatcggagaagtcagacaaaataACTAGACGCTCAACAAGTATAGGCCTTGTCTCCTGAGTATAAGCTGCTCCACTACTTTGGCTGGGCTAATCTCTCGCACGTTTTCTTTCActggatgccattgatatactgtttaaccataaggaaagtatgaatataattaaccataatatttaaattacattattgaagaattatactatattgaattgaattgaaataatttgtttgaaCAAAACATATTCTGTTTGAACTAGTAAATtctattcgaatggactgtTCTACTCATTCGAGCAGGCAATCTTTGTTCATTCAaacgaatttattttgttcgaacaaaaataatattgtcaGGCAACTGAGCATTTGAACGGACTAGAGTTAGTTCGAACGGGAAGAAGCCGAACTTAAAAACCCAATCGAGATGTTGTCCTTTGTTTTagtcctcgtttgttttcagaaatgagatgagttgagttgagattaaagtaaaaagttgaatataatttttaatattatttttgctttaggccctgaaaaaattgaattgtttattttattttgtatgaaaatttagaaaagttgtaatgatgagatgagaggttttcaaagttttagattttagtcttgaaagcaaaTTAGGCCTTAattggtagaaatgattaaggagtgaaacccactcatttctaccgattattttgatgttatttctacagaatacaccaaaatgggaGATTTCGGATTTGAAATCCatactccccccccccccccaaaacacaGCCCATTCGAACATAAAACCAAACAATAGATGTGGAGActtgacccatacctcttagaagtttaAATGTGGAGTTGCTACGGAAGTTGAGTGGCGGTTTTCGTAGTGGAGATAAGGGGCGAAATCGGTAGTCTCGATGGCAGCTAGTTCAAACTGGAGTGATTTGTTTAATTGTATTCGACCTAGGTCTATAATGACCATGGCGTCTCGTTCGAACTGtataaatatccgttcgaacggttattatactaatatataattactaatagtaatatataataatactaatattacgaagaacaaaagtataaaaataaaactaataatagtattataatacttttaattaatatatttagtatattatttgtaaatatatttattctattatactaagtacatactatatatagctactatatataaattatactattaactataattattataagtcatgataactatacaaattaacataattaatatatatatatagtacttaataGTTATATAGCATCgatatatagtgcaaaattagaatataagtataataatactattattagtttgaaCCCAATAACGTTCCGTTTAAACGGATTTATCTCgtggaatgtgtttggagggaaaattCGCGCCAAATACTCTGAATGTTTGTTTAGTTGAACGTAAAAATTCATCATTTGAACGCACTGGTCGAATAGTGTTACGAAAATACCCTTTGAGCTTGTCTACATTTGAAGACTATGCCAAGGAATATTGTGATGTGTTAGTTAGAACAACAATATTACACGTTCGGAAGTGAATTAAATCACGGCAGATTTGGCGcctatttgaaatttttgtattCAAATGCGTAATGTCCAGTTCAAACTGGACTTCACAGATTCAAATATCTCAACCTCCAAttcatttttacaattaatgaaaatttctttatagGCAGAGCATGACATGCAATTTcgtgtgtgtgagagagtgttgtggagagagagaggggaaaagaTTTAGTGAGAGAAaagggattcttgagagagatgagaggttTATAAAAGGTATacctttctttctattttttttttttatatttcaagtttcattaatgttagtttattgcacatgatttagggttttctcataatATGTTTTATGCTTATGTAAGTATTGtggattcatattttgtttagattgtttaaatttgaggtaatatttataatttttagatttttgataatttatatttttttaattaattatgttaagattttttgtatatttgtgtttgtgcaatcccatttaaaatcgGCACTCTGCCAATAtacatcttatgagattgtgtttgtaaaaattgtgtTTTCTGGCAAATGTTTTCTATCTGTTTCGTGTCTGGAATCTAGGCATGTCTCATTCGAACTCTATAATGTTAGTTCAAACGCAATCTTGATCAAACAGAATCTTGTTCGAACAGAATTCTGTTTGAACGGAGTATTAAGATTTTAAGAGCAAGATTTTACTTAaaagactaataagatataaaaaaaattatagttaaaatataaaataatatagtatgcttacaaaatattttgcactaaaattaaaatagaaacttaaaatataatataacataacaattgttaatagttaaattaatatttaatacttataaatatttaattacaaaataatatagtataattacaaaatattttgcactaaaattaaattagaaacttaaaatataatacaacataccaattgttaatacttaaattaatgtttaatacttataaaatattgaattacaaaatattataatataattacaaaatattttgcacttaaattaaaatggaaacttaaaatataatataacataccaattgttaatacttaaattaaagtttaatacttataaaatatttataatattggtGATTAGTAATGTAATTTTGCAGTGTATTTGTGTAGGCCTGCAACTCGAGCTAAAACTATCGGAATTGTGCCTGACCCGACCCGAATATAACAATTTAATGCGCCAACCAGATCCGAACTGGTCCTTCAAAATAGGATCGGGTCGAACCCATATGACCcgaatgaaaaacaaaaaaaaaaacttcttgcCGAGAAACATCCACTGACCCGTTTAGTGAAGTAGGAAGGAAGATGATTCCAATTAGATAATGCGAATACAGAAAATGGAAGGCGAAGCATGGCCTAAATGGCTGAACAAACTGGGCAAGAACACCAGAAAGAGCAGCACCAAAAGCCCAGCCAGTGCTCCTCCTCCTCTATGAAGCCGGTACTGAAGCCTCACCATCCCTAATCGGTTTCTAAGATCAGATTAGAAACTGAGTTTTCTTTGCTTCATTGTAAAAACTCTAAAGTCCGCTCCACAAAAATGAATGGAGGAAGTGAACGGAAAAGAGTTGTAAGGGCATTAATGGCTACTTATGTAACCTTCAGGATCTTCTCTGTCTACAACGTGTGAacgaggggagagagagagagagtaaagcTTCACAGACACGTGGCCTCTTCCACGAAATGCATTATGGGATATTATTGAACAAAGgagcaaagttttaaatttcgtaccgtaccggccggtatagccgaaatttttcgtttcggctgtccggccggtacaggtactatacctgttccgtaccagcaaaaataccggccggtaccggtcataccggcctcaatttcggcctgtaccggcctatatttcggcctgtgttttttttttttttttttcattttttcaaactacaaacttattttttaaccctcaattcagactagactatttataatttatatatatatgtatttgtatataatttatttatatatagactattattttagaatataatttttatatatatttatatatataatttatttatagatcgactatcctgaaacgttatcccgaaacgctatcccgaaacggtaccggtaccgaaatatttcgttccagtgccttgaccggtacgctgtccggtacagtattc encodes the following:
- the LOC121242766 gene encoding cytochrome P450 CYP82D47-like; the encoded protein is MTQKEVCPYLYKLPSTTKTTMLFGFLSFTAFMAIILTLFLFFLFLFWIWRRTQNAVPQKILPPKAGGAWPIIGHLHLLGGTQPAHITLNDMADKNGPIFSINLGMHRAIVVSSSKIAKECFTTNDKVFANRPKALATELMGYNYAMFGFSPYGSYWRYVRRIVTLGVLSNHRIEMFKYIRESEVNTAIKEIYELSAKNNNALVEMRRWFGYVTLNVVFMMVIKKRFAWTVTKDEDEGNDQCRNAMREFVVLIGRFVPSDVLPYLRWLDLGGYEKAMKKIAKKLDYELEGWLEEHKQRRISGEVKEGHQDFMDVMLSIVVDSEEISSYDADTVTKATCLALILASTDTTTVTMTWALSLLLNNREALKKAQQELDLQIGRDRLVMESDVKNLVYLQAVIKETMRLYPAAPLSVPHESLEDCTLAGYHIPMGTRLLVNLSKIHRDPQVWSDPTEFCPERFLTTHKDVDFRGHHFELIPFGSGRRVCPGISFALQVMQLTLANFLHAFEITTVPADEPVDMTEKFGLASLKATPLEVHLTPRLPSSAYA